Proteins from a genomic interval of Cryptococcus neoformans var. grubii H99 chromosome 8, complete sequence:
- a CDS encoding alcohol dehydrogenase, propanol-preferring, translating to MMTMSSRRISTFTTTLQPIITRLLPNSTYIRPISTRLSAPSLHHPSISTTISRTIHTTQANMSTLSNFTIPKTQTAAVVKTTGAELAIEKEHPVKQASELGPGQCLVKISHTGVCHTDLHAKSGDWPVPPSHPLIGGHEGVGIIVAIGDHTAASPVKLGDRVGIKWLADSCLSCEYCRRGYEMNCPNVKLSGYTTDGTFSEYVVSFVNHVTPIPESLDSAGAASILCAGVTTYKALKVSNTKVGDWVALPGAGGGLGHLAVQYAKAMGLKVIAIDSGAAKEKLVKSLGADAWVDFKTSKDIVADIKAATGGDGPAAAVVTAANKTGYAQAIEYLKPSGTLVAVGMPDAEMGANVFWTVFKSIRIQGSYVGNRQDAIEALDIAASGQVKVVFEEKGLDSLKGVFEDLEAGKIAGRVVLKVSDE from the exons ATGATGACGATGTCGTCCAGGCGAATCTCAACCTTCACCACAACCCTGCAGCCCATTATTACCCGTTTACTTCCGAACTCAACCTATATAAGACCCATTTCCACACGTCTTTCTGCCCCTTCACTTCACCATCCATCCATATCCACAACTATATCTCGTACCATCCATACAACCCAAGCAAACATGTCTACTCTCTCTAACTTCACCATTCCCAAGACCCAGACTGCCGCTGTTGTCAAGACAACCGGCGCTGAGCTCGCGATTGAAAAGGAACACCCTGTCAAGCAGGCTTCCGAGCTTGGGCCCGGTCAATGCTTGGTCAAAATCTCCCACACTGGTGTCTGCCATACCGACTTGCACGCCAAGTCTGGCGACTGGCCTGTTCCCCCATCTCATCCCCTTATCGGAGGTCATGAAG GTGTCGGTATTATCGTCGCTATTGGTGACCACACTGCTGCTTCTCCCGTCAAGCTTGGTGACCGAGTCGGTATCAAGTGGCTCGCCGACAGCTGTCTCAGCTGCGAATACTGTCGACGCGGCTATGAGATGA ACTGTCCCAACGTCAAGCTCTCTGGCTATACCACCGACGGTACTTTCTCCGAATACGTCGTTTCCTTCGTCAACCATGTGACTCCTATTCCTGAATCCCTCGACTCTGCCGGCGCCGCCTCCATCCTGTGTGCTGGTGTCACCACCTACAAGGCTCTCAAGGTCTCCAACACCAAGGTCGGTGACTGGGTCGCTCTTCCCGGCGCTGGCGGTGGTCTCGGTCATCTTGCTGTCCAATATGCGAAGGCCATGGGCCTCAAGGTCATCGCTATCGATAGTGGCGCTGCCAAGGAGAAGCTCGTTAAGTCTCTCGGTGCTGACGCTTGGGTCGACTTTAAGACTTCCAAGGATATTGTGGCCGACATCAAAGCCGCTACTGGAGGGGACGGTCCTGCCGCCGCTGTGGTCACGGCTGCCAACAAGACGGGTTACGCTCAGGCTATCGAGTACTTGAAGCCTAGCGGCACCCTTGTCGCTGTCGGTATGCCTGATGCTGAGATGGGCGCAAACGTTTTCTGGACAGTGTTCAAGAGCATCAGGATCCAGGGTAGCTATGTCGGTAACAGACAGGATGCGATTGAGGCGCTTGATATTGCCGCGTCCGGCCAAGTCAAGGTCGTttttgaagagaagggtcTTGACTCTTTAAAGGG CGTCTTCGAGGATCTTGAGGCTGGTAAGATTGCCGGCCGTGTTGTCCTCAAGGTTTCCGACGAGTAA
- a CDS encoding methylenetetrahydrofolate dehydrogenase (NADP), with amino-acid sequence MRISRPLGQLNLYSRSNPRNSFPLPLARVISAPLRQSLPSPRLRVNASLASRSFSISSTHLAKMSADVEMASQSAKIIDGTAIAKQIRTSISQAITDLHASNPTFRQPHLVIFQLGSSAASSTYIRMKLKAAEESGMTVEHIKIPSDEESGAFKGTGVKRVLEAVKKANQDENVSGILVQLPLEGAGKAEEKAVVDSVDVTKDVDGFHPENIGLLSSRISEPFFTPCTPAGAIKLIESTGFNLAGSNVVVLGRSDIVGTPVCALLRKKDATVTQCHSRTKNVEQIISQADVIVAAIGQAEFVRGEWLKPGAIVIDVGTNYIPDASKKSGQRLVGDVHFESASKVASYITPVPGGVGPMTVAMLMNNTFEAAKRQWSSRRAKQLIPLPLEIKEKVPSDIEIAVAQTPKPVAEIAEEIGVHPDEVESYGRYKAKIELSVLDRLKDRKDGKYIVVAGITPTPLGEGKSTTTIGLAQALGAHLHKTAIACVRQPSQGPTFGIKGGAAGGGYSQVIPMTEFNLHLTGDIHAITAANNLLAAAIDARMFHEATQTDKGLFNRLCPPKKGVRTFSKPMIARLHKLGINKTNPSDLTEEEAARFARLDIDPATLTWNRVLDTNDRYLRQITVGQAPTEKGLERKTAFDIAVASECMAVLALSKDLADMRARLGRMVVASSKAGEPITAEDIGCAGAMAVLMKDAIKPTIMQTLEGTPVFVHAGPFANIAHGNSSIIADRIALKLAGVEEGDDESRNGYVITEAGFGADIGMEKFCNIKTRVSGLKPSAVVLVATIRALKMHGGGPAVTPGKPLDQVYVEENLELLEKGCANLGKHIENAKKFGLKVVVAINKFSNDTAAEMALVQEYALKVGADYAVPADHWARGGAGAVDLANAVIEACATPSTFDFLYDLNQPLTKKIEIIAKEMYGADGISLSAEAQAEIDRYEKQGYGGLPICMAKTALSLSDDPSKKGVPTGFTLPIRNVRLSAGASFVYPLVGDMSTMPGLTTRPGFYDIDLNPDTGDIEGLF; translated from the exons ATGCGAATCTCACGGCCCCTCGGTCAACTCAATCTTTACTCCAGGTCAAATCCGAGAAATTCCTTCCCCCTTCCTTTGGCCCGTGTGATTTCCGCGCCTCTGCGACAATCTCTCCCATCACCTCGTCTTCGTGTCAACGCTTCTCTTGCCAGtcgctccttctccatttcctcaaCACATCTCGCAAAAATGTCCGCCGACGTCGAAATGGCCTCTCAGTCCGCAAAAATCATTGACGGCACTGCCATCGCAAA GCAAATACGtacttccatctcccaagcCATCACCGACCTCCATGCATCCAACCCCACCTTCCGTCAGCCTCacctcgtcatcttccagcTCGGCTCTAGCGCCGCTTCATCTACCTACATTCGCATGAAGCTCAAGGCTGCCGAAGAGTCTGGTATGACCGTAGAGCACATCAAGATTCCCTCTGATGAAGAATCTGGTGCGTTCAAGGGAACTGGTGTCAAGCGAGTCCTTGAGGCTGTCAAAAAAGCCAACCAGGACGAAAATGTCTCTGGTATCCTCGTCCAGCTTCCTCTTGAAGGTGCCGGTAaggctgaggagaaggctgtAGTTGACAGCGTGGATGTCACCAAGGACGTTGACGGTTTCCACCCGGAAAACATTGGTCTCCTTAGCAGCCGAATCAGCGAGCCTTTCTTTACCCCTTGCACCCCTGCAGGCGCtatcaagctcatcgaGTCTACCGGTTTCAACCTCGCTGGTTCCAATGTCGTCGTTCTCGGCCGAAGCGACATTGTCGGCACCCCCGTTTGCGCTTTGCTCCGAAAGAAGGATGCAACCGTCACCCAGTGCCACTCTCGTACCAAAAACGTTGAACAAATAATTAGCCAGGCTGATGTCATTGTCGCCGCTATCGGCCAAGCCGAGTTTGTGCGTGGCGAGTGGCTGAAGCCTGGCGCGATTGTGATTGATGTCGGCACCAACTACATTCCCGACGCTTCCAAAAAATCTGGTCAGCGTCTTGTCGGTGATGTTCACTTCGAGTCTGCCAGCAAGGTCGCCTCTTACATTACTCCCGTTCCCGGAGGTGTTGGGCCCATGACCGTTGCTATGCTCATGAACAACACTTTCGAAGCTGCCAAGCGTCAATGGTCTTCTCGCCGAGCCAAGCAGctcatccctcttcctcttgaaaTTAAGGAAAAGGTGCCCTCCGATATCGAGATCGCCGTCGCCCAGACCCCCAAGCCCGTTGCTGAAATTGCCGAGGAGATTGGTGTGCACCCTGACGAAGTTGAGAGCTACGGTAGATACAAAGCCAAGATTGAGCTGTCCGTTCTTGACAGGCTCAAGGACAGGAAGGATGGCAAATACATTGTTGTCGCCGGTATCACTCCTACCCCCCTCGGTGAGGGCAAGtctaccaccaccatcgGTCTCGCCCAGGCTCTCGGTGCTCATCTCCACAAGACGGCTATCGCATGTGTCCGACAGCCTTCCCAGGGACCTACCTTCGGTATCAAGGGTGGTGCCGCCGGTGGTGGTTATTCCCAGGTCATCCCCATGACCGAGTTTAACCTCCATTTGACTGGAGATATCCACGCCATCACCGCTGCCAACAACTTGCTTGCTGCTGCCATCGACGCTCGCATGTTCCACGAAGCTACTCAAACCGACAAAGGTCTTTTCAACCGTCTCTGCCCCCCCAAGAAAGGTGTTCGCACTTTCTCCAAGCCTATGATTGCCCGTCTTCACAAGCTCGGTATCAACAAGACCAACCCATCTGATttgacagaagaagaggctgccCGATTCGCTCGCCTTGATATCGACCCTGCGACCCTCACTTGGAACCGAGTGCTCGACACCAATGACCGATACCTCCGTCAAATCACCGTTGGCCAAGCTCCCACCGAGAAGGGTCTCGAGCGAAAGACGGCGTTTGATATTGCCGTGGCTTCCGAATGTATGGCCGTGCTTGCTCTCAGTAAGGATCTCGCCGATATGCGAGCTCGTCTCGGTAGAATGGTCGTCGCTTCAAGCAAAGCCGGTGAACCCATCACTGCCGAAGACATCGGCTGTGCCGGTGCCATGGCTGTTCTCATGAAGGACGCTATCAAACCTACCATCATGCAAACCCTTGAAGGTACCCCCGTTTTTGTCCACGCTGGTCCATTCGCCAACATTGCCCACGGCAACTCTTCTATCATCGCGGACCGTATCGCCCTCAAGCTCGCtggtgttgaagaaggcgacGACGAGTCTAGGAACGGTTACGTCATCACCGAAGCTGGTTTCGGCGCTGATATCGGTATGGAAAAGTTCTGCAACATCAAGACTCGAGTCTCTGGCTTGAAGCCCAGCGCAGTGGTGCTTGTCGCTACGATTCGAGCGTTGAAGATGCACGGTGGTGGACCTGCCGTTACCCCCGGTAAGCCTCTTGACCAGGTTTATGTGGAGGAGAACTTGGAGTTGTTGGAAAAGGGCTGTGCCAACTTGGGCAAACACATTGAGAATGCCAAGAAGTTTGGTCTGAAGGTTGTTGTTGCCATCAACAAGTTCTC TAACGATACCGCCGCTGAGATGGCTCTTGTCCAAGAATACGCTCTCAAGGTTGGAGCCGACTACGCCGTGCCCGCAGACCATTGGGCTCGAGGTGGCGCTGGTGCCGTTGACCTCGCCAACGCCGTCATCGAAGCCTGCGCCACTCCTTCCACTTTCGACTTCCTCTATGACCTCAACCAGCCCCTCACTAAGAAGATCGAGATCATCGCCAAGGAAATGTACGGTGCCGACGGGATCTCACTCTCCGCCGAGGCTCAAGCCGAGATCGACAGGTACGAGAAACAAGGTTACGGTGGTTTGCCTATTTGCATGGCCAAGACCGCCTTGTCCCTGTCTGATGATCCTAGCAAAAAGGGCGTTCCCACCGGGTTCACTTTGCCTATTAGGAATGTGAGGTTGAGTGCGGGCGCGAGCTTTGTGTACCCCCTTGTGGGTGATATGAGCACCATGCCAGGTTTGACTACTAGGCCCGGGTTCTATGACATTGATTTGAACCCCGACACTGGTGACATTGAGGGCTTGTTCTAG
- a CDS encoding aspartyl/glutamyl-tRNA(Asn/Gln) amidotransferase, B subunit: MISLFKWGIARPSLPLRWSRCFATFAEKGDEGWQTVIGLEIHAQIKTGKKLFSKASTSYGHVSNTNVDVHDAAFPGTLPVLDINAIRLSIMTALALNCQINPRSTFDRKHYFYHDIPASYQITQHYNPLAWNGHLEIQEGDNGSKRTFSIGIKQLQVEQDTAKSQTVGDAVLVDLNRAGTGLMEIVTDPDMRSPEEAGAFVKKLQGLLRRVGSADGDMEKGNLRVDVNVSVHRAGMSFGTRCEIKNINSVRFLQAAIESERLRHIAHYCTSPLEPLAQETRGFNELTLQTYSLRSKEGATDYRYMPDHNLPTIIIDDGYLDTLRKNLPEMPWQIVERLVKAYGVTKRDAETLLGLDEYGAQGIAYFEEVVKQDKKIAKKATNWIAHELLGQLGKANRPWTTTIVPAPLMHKLVIAVESRQITGTIGKAIVKHLVSLPESAPLPSSFADLLAELGFTTSAASAEDLTETCRKAINNQPKAVADFKKGNEKVVMRLVGEVMKLSAGKADAMKAKRILLDLLKE, from the exons ATGATCAGCCTTTTCAAGTGGGGTATTGCCCGCCCGTCTCTACCATTGCGCTGGTCTCGCTGCTTTGCGACTTTCGCCGAGAAGGGAGACGAAGGTTGGCAAACTGTCATTGGTCTTGAAATTCATGCTCAAATCAAGACTGGCAAAAAGCTCTTCTCAA AAGCCTCTACATCCTACGGACATGTGTCTAATACGAATGTCGACGTTCACGATGCTGCTTTCCCTGGGACTCTACCT GTTCTAGATATTAATGCTATTAGGCTGTCTATCATGACTGCCCTTGCACTCAATTGTCAAATT AATCCTCGTTCCACATTTGATCGTAAACATTACTTCTACCACGACATTCCGGCATCCTATCAAATTACTCAACATTATA ATCCCCTCGCTTGGAACGGCCATCTCGAAATACAAGAAGGCGATAACGGGTCTAAGCGTACCTTCAGTATTGGCATCAAGCAGCTGCAAGTTGAACAAGATACAGCAAAGTCCCAAACAGTTGGCGATGCTGTTCTCGTCGATCTGAACCGTGCTGGCACGGGGTTGATGGAGATCGTAACGGATCCTGATATGCGGTCACCAGAAGAGGCAGGAGCCTTTGTGAAGAAGTTGCAGGGTTTATTGAGAAGAGTGGGGTCTGCCGATGGAGATATGGAGAAG GGAAATCTGAGAGTCGATGTCAATGTCTCAGTGCACAGAGCCGGAATGTCCTTTGGGACAAGATGTGAAATCAAAAACATTAACTCTGTTCGCTTTCTCCAAGCAGCCATTG AGTCTGAGCGTCTGCGACATATCGCCCATTATTGCACAAGCCCATTGGAACCGCTTGCCCAAGAGACTCGGGGATTCAATGAACTCACATTGCAAACGTACTCTTTGCGCTCCAAGGAAGGGGCTACGGACTACCGTTATATGCCTGATCACAATCTCCCAACTATTATCATCGATGAT GGATACCTTGACACACTTCGCAAAAACCTTCCGGAGATGCCATGGCAAATTGTTGAACGACTCGTCAAGGCTTATGGTGTAACCAAAAGAGATGCAGAGACTCTCCTTGGTTTAGACGAATACGGTGCCCAAGGAATCGCGTATTTTGAAGAGGTTGTCAAACAGGATAAAAAGATTGCAAAAAAGGCTACCAACTG GATCGCCCATGAACTCCTAGGCCAACTCGGCAAAGCCAATAGGCCCTGGACAACAACCATCGTCCCAGCTCCGTTAATGCACAAACTCGTGATCGCTGTAGAGAGCCGCCAAATCACCGGTACTATTGGTAAAGCTATCGTCAAGCACCTTGTCTCCCTACCCGAATCTGCGCCACTTCCTTCATCATTTGCCGACCTCCTTGCAGAACTTGGCTTTACGACCTCGGCTGCATCTGCTGAAGATCTTACAGAAACATGTAGAAAGGCCATTAACAACCAACCTAAGGCGGTAGCGGATTTCAAGAAGGGAAACGAAAAAGTGGTGATGCGTTTGGTGGGAGAGGTTATGAAACTGTCTGCTGGTAAGGCAGACGCGATGAAGGCGAAACGCATCTTGTTGGATTTGCTCAAGGAGTAA